In the Sandaracinus amylolyticus genome, GGGCTTCCGCGTCACGTACCTCGACGTCGATCAGAAGGGCCAGGTCTCGCCCGACGACGTGAAGAAGGCGCTGACCGACAAGACGATCCTCGTCTCGATCATGCTCTGCAACAACGAGATCGGGACGGTCCAGCCGATCGCCGAGATCGGCAAGCTCACGCGCGAGCGCGGCATCCTGCTCCACACCGACGCGGTGCAGGGCGCGGGTCGCATGGACTTCGACGTCGACAAGATGAACGTCGATCTCGCGAGCCTCTCGGCGCACAAGATGTACGGCCCGAAGGGCGTGGGCGCGCTCTACGTTCGCCGCAGCAAGCCGCGCGTGCGCATCGTCGCGGAGATGGACGGCGGCGGTCACGAGCGCGGCATGCGCTCGGGCACGCTCAACGTCCCGGGGATCGTCGGCATGGGCAAGGCCTCCGAGATCCTCGTGAAGGAGTACGAGAAGGACCGCGCGCACTCGTTCGGTCTGCGCGAGCGCCTGCGCAAGAAGCTCTTCGACAACATCGAGCAGATCCACCTGAACGGCGCCGACGATCCGTGGCGCCACCCGGGCAACCTCAACGTCTCGTTCTCGTTCGTCGAGGGCGAGGCGATGCTGATGGCGATCAAGGACGTCGCCGTGAGCTCGGGCAGTGCGTGCACGAGCGCGAGCCTCGAGCCGAGCTACGTGCTGCGCGCGCTGGGCGTCGACGAAGAGCTCGCGCACTCGTCGATCCGCTTCGGCCTCGGCCGCTTCAACACCGAAGAGGAAGTCGACTACGTCGCCGACCTCGTGATTCGCCAGGTGAAGCGCCTGCGCGAGATGTCGCCGCTCTACGAGATGTGGAAGGACGGCGTCGACCTCAAGACGATCCAGTGGGCCGCCCACTGAGGAGCTCGACATGGCGTATTCGAACAAGGTCATCGATCACTACGAGAACCCGCGGAACGTCGGGACGCTCGACAAGGAAGACGACACGGTCGGCACCGGCCTCGTCGGCGCGCCGGCGTGCGGTGACGTGATGCGCCTGCAGCTCAAGGTGAACCCCGAGACGAACGTCATCGAGGACGCGAAGTTCAAGACGTTCGGCTGCGGCAGCGCGATCGCGTCGAGCTCGCTCGCGACCGAGTGGGTGAAGGGCAAGACCGTCGACGAGGCGATGTCGCTCAAGAACACCGAGATCGTGAAGGAGCTCAACCTTCCGCCGGTGAAGATCCACTGCTCGGTGCTCGCCGAGGACGCGATCAAGAGCGCGATCGAGGACTACCGTCGCAAGCAGGCCGCGAAGAAGGCCGAGCAGAAGTAAGCGAACATGGAAGCGCACGAGAGCAGCACGCCCGAGACGACCGAGCCGGTGAGCGCACCGGCGAAGGACATCGATCTCACGCCGAAGGCGGTCGAGATGGCGAAGAAGGCCATCGAGCGCCGCGGCACGCCCACGGCCGCGCTGCGCCTGGGTGTGCGTGGCGGCGGCTGCTCCGGCGCGAGCTACGTGATCGAGTTCGCGGATCGCATCCGCGATCGTGATCGCGTCTTCGAGTTCGATGGCGGACTGAAGGTCGTGGTCGACCCGAAGAGCCTCGTGTACCTGCGCGGCTCGGTGCTCGACTACGAGGTGAAGCTGATGAGCCACGGCTTCAAGTTCCAGAACCCGAACGAGAAGAAGGGCTGCGGCTGCGGCGAGAGCTTCTCGATCTGAGAAGCGCCGCGACGGGTCGCGCCTCCGAGCCGAACGATGAGCACCGACCCGTTCCGCACGCTGGGCCTTCCGGCGCGCTTCGATCTCGACCCGCAGGAGATCGAGCGTCGATACCGCGAGCTCCAGAAGGCGCTGCACCCCGATCGCTTCGTGGGCGCGAGCGCCCAGGAGCGCCGCATCAGCCTGAGCAAGGCGGTCGAGGTGAACGAGGCGTACCGCACGCTGCGTGACG is a window encoding:
- a CDS encoding IscS subfamily cysteine desulfurase produces the protein MTLKLPIYMDNHATTPVDPRVLEAMMPFFTTHFGNAASRNHAFGWAAEEAVEYARDQVAKLIGAGSSKEIVFTSGATESDNLAIKGVAHFYKEKGDHIITSRTEHKAVLDTCKRLEREGFRVTYLDVDQKGQVSPDDVKKALTDKTILVSIMLCNNEIGTVQPIAEIGKLTRERGILLHTDAVQGAGRMDFDVDKMNVDLASLSAHKMYGPKGVGALYVRRSKPRVRIVAEMDGGGHERGMRSGTLNVPGIVGMGKASEILVKEYEKDRAHSFGLRERLRKKLFDNIEQIHLNGADDPWRHPGNLNVSFSFVEGEAMLMAIKDVAVSSGSACTSASLEPSYVLRALGVDEELAHSSIRFGLGRFNTEEEVDYVADLVIRQVKRLREMSPLYEMWKDGVDLKTIQWAAH
- the iscU gene encoding Fe-S cluster assembly scaffold IscU, translating into MAYSNKVIDHYENPRNVGTLDKEDDTVGTGLVGAPACGDVMRLQLKVNPETNVIEDAKFKTFGCGSAIASSSLATEWVKGKTVDEAMSLKNTEIVKELNLPPVKIHCSVLAEDAIKSAIEDYRRKQAAKKAEQK
- a CDS encoding HesB/IscA family protein; translation: MEAHESSTPETTEPVSAPAKDIDLTPKAVEMAKKAIERRGTPTAALRLGVRGGGCSGASYVIEFADRIRDRDRVFEFDGGLKVVVDPKSLVYLRGSVLDYEVKLMSHGFKFQNPNEKKGCGCGESFSI